One stretch of Gouania willdenowi chromosome 16, fGouWil2.1, whole genome shotgun sequence DNA includes these proteins:
- the ppox gene encoding protoporphyrinogen oxidase isoform X3 yields MGTVAVLGGGIGGLATSYYLCKSPQIKKVIVLESSHRFGGWLWSTRRSDGAVFEHGPRGIRPAGAVGRNTLNMVEDVGLEKEILPVTYSHVASKNRYLYVGGKLHKMPSGISGLLQKVQPFSRPLMFSLVKEIMVKKSQEEDESVYSFVSRRLGKELAEIAVDSLCRGVFAGDCRKLSVRSCFPVLYNAEQRRGSLILGMLLGSGPGPVILPGCLAQRSVKESWAQWSLKRGIESFPEAIIENLQQSQKAELHPNAAVKKIDPSTPGWKVHLEDGVISADYIISALPAKALSTVLPPSCPQLIQQLQDIAMATVAVVNLEYDGSILPVMGFGHLVPSSEDRALLGVVYDSVPYPQHNRPGALTTRLTVMMGGAWFQEAFGDPEAVNEEALLTCALNAVRCHLGVMAPPSWSRVAVHKL; encoded by the exons ATGGGAACCGTTGCTGTACTGGGAGGAGGGATTGGAGGTTTGGCAACATCTTACTACCTGTGCAAGAGCCCTCAAATTAAAAAG GTCATTGTTTTGGAGTCAAGTCATAGATTTGGAGGTTGGCTGTGGTCCACCAGGAGGTCAGATGGAGCTGTGTTTGAACATGGACCCAGAGGGATCAGACCTGCAGGGGCAGTGGGACGCAACACACTCAATATG GTGGAGGATGTGGGACTAGAGAAGGAGATCCTGCCTGTCACTTACAGCCATGTTGCCTCCAAAAACAGATATTTGTATGTGGGAGGAAAGCTTCACAAGATGCCTTCAGGAATAAG TGGACTTCTACAGAAAGTCCAACCTTTCTCTCGTCCCCTGATGTTTAGTTTGGTAAAAGAGATAATGGTGAAAAAAAGTCAGGAGGAAGATGAGTCGGTCTACTCGTTTGTTTCAAGGCGACTTGGAAAAGAG TTGGCAGAGATTGCTGTGGACAGCCTGTGTCGTGGTGTGTTTGCAGGAGACTGCAGGAAGTTGAGCGTACGTTCATGTTTTCCTGTTCTCTACAATGCAGAGCAGCGCCGAGGCTCCCTCATCCTAGGAATGTTGCTGGGTTCAG GTCCTGGTCCTGTGATCTTACCCGGCTGTCTGGCTCAGAGGTCTGTGAAAGAGTCCTGGGCCCAGTGGTCTTTGAAGAGGGGGATAGAGTCCTTTCCAGAAGCTATCATTGAAAATCTTCAACAAAGCCAAAAAGCAGAACTTCACCCAAAtgcagctgtaaaaaaaattgatccGTCAACCCCTGGATGGAAG GTTCATTTAGAGGATGGTGTTATATCAGCTGACTACATTATCTCTGCACTGCCCGCTAAAG CTCTCTCCACAGTCCTCCCCCCTTCCTGTCCACAGCTGATCCAGCAGCTACAGGACATTGCCATGGCAACTGTTGCTGTGGTAAATCTGGAGTATGATGGTTCTATCCTGCCTGTAATG GGCTTCGGTCACCTTGTTCCTTCATCTGAGGATCGTGCTTTACTTGGTGTGGTCTACGATTCTGTTCCTTACCCTCAACACAACAGACCGGGCGCCCTCACCACCAGACTGACG GTGATGATGGGCGGAGCCTGGTTCCAGGAGGCGTTTGGTGACCCTGAAGCAGTAAATGAGGAGGCTCTTTTAACATGTGCACTTAATGCAGTGCGTTGTCACCTGGGGGTCATGGCCCCTCCCAGCTGGAGTCGAGTGGCTGTTCACAAG
- the ppox gene encoding protoporphyrinogen oxidase isoform X2, with protein MGTVAVLGGGIGGLATSYYLCKSPQIKKVIVLESSHRFGGWLWSTRRSDGAVFEHGPRGIRPAGAVGRNTLNMVEDVGLEKEILPVTYSHVASKNRYLYVGGKLHKMPSGISGLLQKVQPFSRPLMFSLVKEIMVKKSQEEDESVYSFVSRRLGKELAEIAVDSLCRGVFAGDCRKLSVRSCFPVLYNAEQRRGSLILGMLLGSGPGPVILPGCLAQRSVKESWAQWSLKRGIESFPEAIIENLQQSQKAELHPNAAVKKIDPSTPGWKVHLEDGVISADYIISALPAKALSTVLPPSCPQLIQQLQDIAMATVAVVNLEYDGSILPVMGFGHLVPSSEDRALLGVVYDSVPYPQHNRPGALTTRLTVMMGGAWFQEAFGDPEAVNEEALLTCALNAVRCHLGVMAPPSWSRVAVHKLWLKTVRTDADL; from the exons ATGGGAACCGTTGCTGTACTGGGAGGAGGGATTGGAGGTTTGGCAACATCTTACTACCTGTGCAAGAGCCCTCAAATTAAAAAG GTCATTGTTTTGGAGTCAAGTCATAGATTTGGAGGTTGGCTGTGGTCCACCAGGAGGTCAGATGGAGCTGTGTTTGAACATGGACCCAGAGGGATCAGACCTGCAGGGGCAGTGGGACGCAACACACTCAATATG GTGGAGGATGTGGGACTAGAGAAGGAGATCCTGCCTGTCACTTACAGCCATGTTGCCTCCAAAAACAGATATTTGTATGTGGGAGGAAAGCTTCACAAGATGCCTTCAGGAATAAG TGGACTTCTACAGAAAGTCCAACCTTTCTCTCGTCCCCTGATGTTTAGTTTGGTAAAAGAGATAATGGTGAAAAAAAGTCAGGAGGAAGATGAGTCGGTCTACTCGTTTGTTTCAAGGCGACTTGGAAAAGAG TTGGCAGAGATTGCTGTGGACAGCCTGTGTCGTGGTGTGTTTGCAGGAGACTGCAGGAAGTTGAGCGTACGTTCATGTTTTCCTGTTCTCTACAATGCAGAGCAGCGCCGAGGCTCCCTCATCCTAGGAATGTTGCTGGGTTCAG GTCCTGGTCCTGTGATCTTACCCGGCTGTCTGGCTCAGAGGTCTGTGAAAGAGTCCTGGGCCCAGTGGTCTTTGAAGAGGGGGATAGAGTCCTTTCCAGAAGCTATCATTGAAAATCTTCAACAAAGCCAAAAAGCAGAACTTCACCCAAAtgcagctgtaaaaaaaattgatccGTCAACCCCTGGATGGAAG GTTCATTTAGAGGATGGTGTTATATCAGCTGACTACATTATCTCTGCACTGCCCGCTAAAG CTCTCTCCACAGTCCTCCCCCCTTCCTGTCCACAGCTGATCCAGCAGCTACAGGACATTGCCATGGCAACTGTTGCTGTGGTAAATCTGGAGTATGATGGTTCTATCCTGCCTGTAATG GGCTTCGGTCACCTTGTTCCTTCATCTGAGGATCGTGCTTTACTTGGTGTGGTCTACGATTCTGTTCCTTACCCTCAACACAACAGACCGGGCGCCCTCACCACCAGACTGACG GTGATGATGGGCGGAGCCTGGTTCCAGGAGGCGTTTGGTGACCCTGAAGCAGTAAATGAGGAGGCTCTTTTAACATGTGCACTTAATGCAGTGCGTTGTCACCTGGGGGTCATGGCCCCTCCCAGCTGGAGTCGAGTGGCTGTTCACAAG CTTTGGTTGAAAACAGTAAGAACTGATGCTGACCTGTGA
- the ppox gene encoding protoporphyrinogen oxidase isoform X1 has protein sequence MGTVAVLGGGIGGLATSYYLCKSPQIKKVIVLESSHRFGGWLWSTRRSDGAVFEHGPRGIRPAGAVGRNTLNMVEDVGLEKEILPVTYSHVASKNRYLYVGGKLHKMPSGISGLLQKVQPFSRPLMFSLVKEIMVKKSQEEDESVYSFVSRRLGKELAEIAVDSLCRGVFAGDCRKLSVRSCFPVLYNAEQRRGSLILGMLLGSGPGPVILPGCLAQRSVKESWAQWSLKRGIESFPEAIIENLQQSQKAELHPNAAVKKIDPSTPGWKVHLEDGVISADYIISALPAKALSTVLPPSCPQLIQQLQDIAMATVAVVNLEYDGSILPVMGFGHLVPSSEDRALLGVVYDSVPYPQHNRPGALTTRLTVMMGGAWFQEAFGDPEAVNEEALLTCALNAVRCHLGVMAPPSWSRVAVHKDCLPQYYLGHFRKVELMRDLIRQSNMQLSLTGSSYDGAAVNDVIFSARTAAANLLGTGI, from the exons ATGGGAACCGTTGCTGTACTGGGAGGAGGGATTGGAGGTTTGGCAACATCTTACTACCTGTGCAAGAGCCCTCAAATTAAAAAG GTCATTGTTTTGGAGTCAAGTCATAGATTTGGAGGTTGGCTGTGGTCCACCAGGAGGTCAGATGGAGCTGTGTTTGAACATGGACCCAGAGGGATCAGACCTGCAGGGGCAGTGGGACGCAACACACTCAATATG GTGGAGGATGTGGGACTAGAGAAGGAGATCCTGCCTGTCACTTACAGCCATGTTGCCTCCAAAAACAGATATTTGTATGTGGGAGGAAAGCTTCACAAGATGCCTTCAGGAATAAG TGGACTTCTACAGAAAGTCCAACCTTTCTCTCGTCCCCTGATGTTTAGTTTGGTAAAAGAGATAATGGTGAAAAAAAGTCAGGAGGAAGATGAGTCGGTCTACTCGTTTGTTTCAAGGCGACTTGGAAAAGAG TTGGCAGAGATTGCTGTGGACAGCCTGTGTCGTGGTGTGTTTGCAGGAGACTGCAGGAAGTTGAGCGTACGTTCATGTTTTCCTGTTCTCTACAATGCAGAGCAGCGCCGAGGCTCCCTCATCCTAGGAATGTTGCTGGGTTCAG GTCCTGGTCCTGTGATCTTACCCGGCTGTCTGGCTCAGAGGTCTGTGAAAGAGTCCTGGGCCCAGTGGTCTTTGAAGAGGGGGATAGAGTCCTTTCCAGAAGCTATCATTGAAAATCTTCAACAAAGCCAAAAAGCAGAACTTCACCCAAAtgcagctgtaaaaaaaattgatccGTCAACCCCTGGATGGAAG GTTCATTTAGAGGATGGTGTTATATCAGCTGACTACATTATCTCTGCACTGCCCGCTAAAG CTCTCTCCACAGTCCTCCCCCCTTCCTGTCCACAGCTGATCCAGCAGCTACAGGACATTGCCATGGCAACTGTTGCTGTGGTAAATCTGGAGTATGATGGTTCTATCCTGCCTGTAATG GGCTTCGGTCACCTTGTTCCTTCATCTGAGGATCGTGCTTTACTTGGTGTGGTCTACGATTCTGTTCCTTACCCTCAACACAACAGACCGGGCGCCCTCACCACCAGACTGACG GTGATGATGGGCGGAGCCTGGTTCCAGGAGGCGTTTGGTGACCCTGAAGCAGTAAATGAGGAGGCTCTTTTAACATGTGCACTTAATGCAGTGCGTTGTCACCTGGGGGTCATGGCCCCTCCCAGCTGGAGTCGAGTGGCTGTTCACAAG GACTGTTTACCTCAGTACTATCTGGGCCACTTTCGTAAAGTCG AGTTGATGCGTGACCTCATCAGGCAGAGTAACATGCAACTGTCTTTGACGGGTTCTTCTTATGACGGTGCAGCAGTGAATGATGTCATATTCAGTGCACGTACCGCTGCAGCCAACTTATTGGGGACTGGGATTTAA